The Neobacillus sp. PS3-34 genome has a window encoding:
- a CDS encoding SDR family oxidoreductase, which produces MNLGISGKNVLVVGASKGIGKSIAIGFAEEGARVTTIARSEELLIELEAEMKQAVDIDHAYYVSDIMESDANQLARRLIEDRGIFDIVVHNVGGSLVSRNALGTLDEWKHAWKFNAGVAIDMNNVLIQPMINKGWGRVIHISSISAEMLRGNPLYASAKAFLNAYVTTVGRTIAPTGVVMSAVMPGAVAFPGSYWDKFTVEDPARCEDFLSHHQAANRFGTTKEIADVVLFMASEQASFMQAALVPVDGANM; this is translated from the coding sequence ATGAATCTAGGTATAAGTGGTAAGAATGTACTTGTAGTTGGAGCAAGCAAAGGAATTGGCAAAAGTATTGCTATTGGATTTGCAGAGGAGGGAGCGAGGGTTACCACGATAGCCCGTAGTGAAGAATTATTGATTGAATTAGAAGCTGAAATGAAACAGGCTGTGGATATAGACCATGCATACTATGTTTCAGATATTATGGAAAGTGATGCTAATCAGTTGGCAAGAAGATTAATAGAAGATAGAGGTATTTTTGATATAGTGGTTCATAATGTAGGAGGATCACTGGTAAGCAGGAACGCGCTAGGAACTTTAGATGAATGGAAACACGCATGGAAATTCAATGCTGGTGTTGCCATAGATATGAATAATGTATTGATTCAGCCAATGATAAATAAAGGATGGGGTAGGGTAATACATATTTCATCAATATCAGCTGAAATGTTACGCGGAAACCCGTTGTATGCTTCAGCAAAAGCATTTCTAAATGCTTATGTTACAACTGTAGGTCGCACAATTGCTCCAACAGGTGTTGTTATGTCTGCTGTAATGCCTGGAGCGGTCGCTTTTCCAGGGAGTTATTGGGATAAATTCACTGTTGAAGATCCAGCTCGTTGTGAGGATTTTTTAAGCCATCATCAGGCTGCGAACCGATTTGGAACTACTAAAGAGATAGCTGATGTGGTCCTTTTTATGGCAAGTGAGCAAGCTTCTTTTATGCAAGCTGCACTTGTACCAGTTGACGGGGCAAATATGTAG
- a CDS encoding sugar transferase — protein sequence MKRVFDIIFSLVGLITLSPLFIIIAVIVATTSPGGVFFRGVRVGQHGNPFRIYKFRSMIKDAEGKGKWNVGDNDDRITPIGQHLKKYKS from the coding sequence TTGAAGAGAGTATTTGATATAATTTTTAGTTTAGTAGGTTTAATAACTTTATCACCATTATTTATTATCATAGCAGTCATTGTTGCTACAACTTCGCCTGGAGGAGTTTTCTTTAGAGGTGTTAGAGTAGGGCAACATGGTAATCCCTTTAGGATATATAAGTTTCGTTCTATGATTAAAGATGCTGAAGGTAAAGGAAAGTGGAATGTTGGAGACAATGATGATCGCATAACCCCAATTGGCCAGCATCTTAAGAAATACAAAAGTTGA
- a CDS encoding sugar transferase, translating into MASILRNTKVDELPQLINVLIGDMSFVGPRPELQHYVNMYTEQEKRILDLKPGITDWASITNFDQFEIFTKAKDPDEAYLKYIRPLKLQLQLYYRNNNSFFSDIKIILWTVYKVISHSEKLPMEIAQIATSLEDRR; encoded by the coding sequence TTGGCCAGCATCTTAAGAAATACAAAAGTTGATGAACTGCCACAACTTATTAATGTATTAATTGGAGACATGTCATTTGTTGGCCCACGCCCTGAACTTCAGCATTATGTTAATATGTATACAGAACAAGAGAAAAGAATTCTTGATTTGAAACCTGGTATTACAGACTGGGCATCGATTACTAATTTTGATCAATTTGAAATATTCACAAAGGCAAAGGACCCTGATGAAGCTTATTTGAAGTATATAAGACCATTGAAGCTTCAACTGCAACTATATTATAGAAATAATAATTCTTTTTTTAGTGATATAAAGATTATTCTATGGACAGTTTATAAAGTTATTTCACATTCGGAAAAATTACCTATGGAGATAGCACAAATTGCTACCTCTTTGGAAGATAGAAGGTAG
- a CDS encoding transketolase: MISEQLAWKIRRHGVEMTHISKGSHIGSILSVADIIAVLYNDIASVNPKNPKMQDRDRIILSKGHAGAAIYAALAEKGFFGTEELKTHYADGSRLSGHVSHKGVPGVEFSTGSLGHGLSVAAGMAYGAKKDKKKHNVFAILGDGECDEGSVWEAALMANHYKLNNLVAIIDHNKMQSLDFCENTMTLAPFADKWKAFGWNVIDIDGHNHDSLRNAYKEAISSDNKPTVIIANTIKGKGISFMEYNILWHYRFPHEGEEYDSAIAELKEQMPKGTVDIYDLEEQKV, encoded by the coding sequence TTGATAAGCGAACAATTAGCCTGGAAAATTAGGCGTCACGGGGTAGAAATGACTCATATTTCAAAAGGTTCCCATATAGGATCTATTTTATCTGTAGCAGATATTATTGCTGTACTTTATAACGATATTGCGAGTGTTAATCCAAAAAACCCGAAAATGCAAGACAGAGACAGAATTATTTTAAGCAAGGGCCATGCTGGTGCGGCAATATATGCTGCGCTTGCGGAAAAGGGCTTTTTTGGTACAGAAGAATTAAAAACTCACTATGCCGATGGGAGTAGACTTTCTGGCCACGTCTCTCATAAAGGTGTTCCTGGTGTTGAATTCTCTACTGGTTCTCTTGGTCATGGACTATCGGTGGCTGCAGGTATGGCTTACGGTGCAAAAAAAGATAAGAAAAAACATAATGTATTTGCTATATTAGGGGATGGAGAATGCGATGAAGGTTCAGTTTGGGAAGCAGCTTTAATGGCAAACCACTATAAACTAAATAACTTAGTTGCAATCATAGATCACAATAAAATGCAAAGTCTTGACTTTTGTGAAAATACAATGACACTTGCACCGTTTGCAGATAAATGGAAGGCTTTTGGTTGGAATGTAATTGATATTGACGGCCATAATCATGATAGTTTAAGAAATGCCTATAAAGAGGCAATTTCTTCAGATAACAAGCCGACCGTCATTATTGCAAATACTATAAAGGGAAAAGGAATATCTTTTATGGAGTACAATATACTTTGGCATTATAGATTCCCTCATGAAGGCGAAGAATACGATTCGGCTATTGCTGAATTAAAAGAGCAGATGCCAAAAGGTACTGTGGATATTTATGATTTGGAGGAACAAAAAGTATGA
- a CDS encoding transketolase C-terminal domain-containing protein, producing MRDTFVNTLIDIAKKDKNVHLITGDLGFGVLKPFWEQLPDQFTNAGIAEQNMTSFAAGLALEGKTVFTYSIGNFPTLRAIEQIRNDCAYHNANVKIICVGGGFVYGSLGMSHHATEDLAIMRALPDVKVLAPGDLVEAEFATRAIYENKGTCYLRLGRGGEKRIHDKLDYFQIGKAIKIKGGEKVAIFSTGAIFDEAIKASEILNKEGIKPALYTFPTVKPIDRETIEECADNFELIVTIEEHNIIGGFGSAVAEVMAERAPVAQLLKIGLNDTYSSIVGSQQYLRDFYGMSADKIVKTTLGKLNNLKNSSRFTNRKRSQ from the coding sequence ATGAGGGATACATTTGTTAACACCTTAATAGATATTGCAAAAAAAGATAAGAATGTACACCTTATTACTGGTGATTTGGGATTTGGTGTCTTAAAACCATTTTGGGAACAGTTACCCGATCAATTTACGAACGCGGGAATTGCAGAACAAAATATGACAAGTTTTGCTGCTGGTTTAGCACTTGAAGGAAAAACCGTATTTACTTACTCAATTGGAAATTTCCCTACTTTGCGTGCTATAGAGCAAATTAGAAATGATTGTGCTTATCATAATGCTAATGTAAAGATTATTTGTGTAGGTGGAGGATTCGTATATGGATCTCTTGGAATGAGCCATCATGCGACTGAGGATTTAGCAATAATGAGGGCACTACCTGATGTTAAAGTATTAGCGCCAGGGGATTTAGTAGAAGCAGAATTTGCAACACGAGCAATTTATGAGAATAAAGGAACTTGCTATTTAAGATTAGGTAGAGGTGGAGAAAAGCGTATTCATGATAAGTTGGATTATTTTCAAATCGGAAAGGCCATTAAGATAAAAGGCGGGGAGAAAGTAGCAATTTTTTCAACTGGTGCTATTTTTGATGAAGCAATTAAAGCAAGTGAAATTTTAAATAAGGAAGGGATAAAACCTGCTTTATATACATTTCCAACTGTTAAGCCAATTGATAGAGAAACTATAGAAGAATGCGCTGACAACTTTGAGTTGATTGTTACCATTGAAGAACATAACATTATCGGTGGATTTGGAAGTGCAGTAGCAGAAGTAATGGCTGAAAGGGCGCCGGTAGCACAATTGCTTAAAATAGGTCTTAATGACACATATTCATCTATTGTAGGATCACAACAATATCTAAGAGATTTTTATGGCATGTCTGCTGACAAAATAGTGAAAACAACTCTTGGTAAATTAAATAATTTAAAAAACAGCTCTAGATTTACTAATAGGAAACGGAGTCAGTAA
- a CDS encoding glycosyltransferase family 4 protein, with protein sequence MRILIVSHHSGSLINFRGDLLRKIISLGHEVIAIAPDSKVKPELDKMNIKLEIAEIDKQGLGILQNVRYLMRIISVIKKYKIDLVFGYTVKPIVFGSLASLLTRTKNFYAMVEGLGGVFTEPFTNKKLLLQFIIKRLYALSFKVSKKVFLLNQDDLKDLTKMNLLEERKAVVIPGIGVDLEKYKRATLPKKPIFLIIARLVYSKGVIDYCEAAKIIKKTYPDVQFNILGGFDNKEDTIPKKIFQAYVDQKTVCYLGEASDVRPHIENSSVFVLPSYYREGLPRSIVESMAMGRPIITTDNVGCRDTVINGENGYLVPTHNPNLLAEKMELLIKDSELRENMGSKSWEICKQKYDGNMINNILVNEMELLKNQENCKK encoded by the coding sequence ATGAGAATATTAATTGTTTCGCATCACTCTGGTTCTTTGATTAACTTTAGAGGAGATTTGTTAAGGAAAATCATTTCATTAGGACACGAGGTTATTGCAATTGCTCCGGATTCTAAAGTAAAACCAGAATTAGATAAAATGAATATAAAGTTAGAAATAGCAGAAATTGATAAACAGGGTTTAGGAATCTTACAAAATGTTAGATATTTAATGAGAATTATTAGCGTTATCAAAAAATACAAGATTGATTTAGTCTTTGGCTACACAGTAAAACCTATTGTGTTTGGATCGTTAGCATCACTTTTAACAAGAACAAAAAACTTTTATGCTATGGTTGAGGGGCTAGGTGGAGTATTTACCGAACCGTTTACTAATAAAAAACTTTTATTACAATTCATTATTAAAAGGCTATATGCTTTAAGTTTTAAAGTTAGTAAAAAAGTATTTTTATTGAATCAAGATGATTTGAAAGATCTTACAAAGATGAATTTGTTAGAAGAAAGAAAAGCTGTTGTAATTCCTGGGATAGGTGTTGATCTTGAGAAGTATAAAAGGGCTACGCTTCCGAAGAAACCTATATTCTTAATTATAGCAAGATTAGTTTATTCTAAAGGAGTAATTGATTATTGCGAGGCGGCAAAAATCATAAAAAAAACCTATCCAGATGTGCAGTTTAATATATTGGGAGGCTTTGATAATAAAGAAGATACTATTCCTAAAAAAATATTCCAAGCTTATGTTGATCAAAAAACAGTTTGTTATTTAGGAGAGGCAAGTGACGTAAGACCACATATAGAAAATTCATCAGTATTCGTTTTACCTTCATATTATAGAGAAGGATTGCCTCGGTCAATAGTCGAATCAATGGCTATGGGGAGGCCTATAATTACAACGGACAATGTTGGATGTAGAGATACTGTTATTAATGGTGAAAATGGTTATTTAGTACCTACCCATAACCCAAATCTTTTGGCAGAAAAAATGGAATTATTAATCAAAGATAGTGAATTAAGAGAGAATATGGGTAGTAAAAGCTGGGAAATATGTAAACAGAAATATGATGGTAATATGATAAATAATATATTAGTTAATGAAATGGAACTTTTAAAAAACCAAGAAAATTGTAAGAAATAA